A genomic region of Plasmodium vivax chromosome 1, whole genome shotgun sequence contains the following coding sequences:
- a CDS encoding hypothetical protein, conserved (encoded by transcript PVX_088025A), translating into MGATKMSHGKHPGNRAGRPVKHISQVSGHTQVHQKEKRRKREKVFPNGQTEKGRGNTEERDTHTSEGEALTRRWNNHTGSDSFQGYELGKGDQVHARPRRRCQDMQVRHGLARHGGDNEEKSGGCKGRDGRNGGDGCNDTDYDAAHDATHDAAHDGDIPSARGRVGEEPRNHSNVAPTPKVKRRGLAEQQLALPGEKSSLEPRSRRGSQKRERKRVRLHVGGVGKRDGLEEENGVAERGEVAEQGGVVEQGGVAEQGGVTEQGGVTEQSGVGNSVEVGSPDAANEGISANEGNAANEGISANEGNAANEGISANEGNAANEGNAANEGNAADEGSAANEGDAKRKIKRHIGYSMTNTLLHLRKFKQLKIKKRKKKGTQGKANANAKANANGRGKTKGKARNAGGRKAFLPRALSGTLPKLKIKKKKKKMLLSETITNVYKTKCMNIILQNLCPHMPNFGILYNTDLHISIDAERGLYITGYINKRNCNFIHEKASKNDFEDSEVKIKIIKKRKNTLNYKKGPNRRLYSWIDNIKELSLDGWVKCELAGCLEAVIFIHGYNTSHLEALQILGQMASFGNFPNYIKLFLFNWPSGKNFLEFFIAKDNSKNKKVHHAFKCFLDTLRSNGIRHVHIITHSMGTRMFLLAFHDIVQSDLFSTIDEKHTGASDQAKMKLITLTMMNPEYHLSDFVNKEYVFLRSFCTVISIYCDSNDKALKWAEIFSGTKSLGKNVFDLNICKDSYHKGSTGGENYTFDSNRLDCFSISVGNKTNDSEDSLQEPKLVSSFLDCENFNLSNEKMRDKEMMATMATMATLVQKMKTLFHFFFKKRGTSHSNAFNEQTSAERDQGMPNRDITHQKLAHQPPMFRNTLLVFTGIEPIYCYRDNRDWLDVDVIDTTWLGSNVHTLRHSYWSLNREIIEDIRELIVTRKRARQRTSRLDRREGNVWVYRVAPSHLKSIFDSDI; encoded by the exons GAGGAAATACGGAAGAAAGGGACACCCACACATCGGAAGGGGAGGCACTCACTCGCAGGTGGAACAATCACACTGGGAGTGATAGCTTCCAAGGCTACGAATTGGGGAAGGGGGACCAGGTGCACGCCCGGCCAAGGAGGAGGTGCCAGGATATGCAGGTGAGGCACGGGTTGGCAAGGCACGGGGGGGACAACGAAGAGAAGAGCGGCGGGTGTAAGGGGCGCGATGGGCGTAACGGGGGCGATGGGTGTAACGACACTGACTACGACGCTGCGCACGACGCTACGCACGATGCTGCACACGATGGGGACATTCCATCCGCACGCGGCCGAGTAGGGGAGGAACCGCGTAACCATTCGAACGTAGCGCCGACGCCAAAGGTAAAACGGAGGGGCCTCGCAGAACAGCAATTAGCTCTCCCGGGCGAGAAGTCAAGTCTGGAGCCGCGGTCGCGCAGGGGGAGCCAGAAGAGGGAGCGTAAAAGGGTGCGGCTGCACGTGGGCGGAGTGGGGAAGCGGGACGGattggaagaagaaaacggaGTGGCAGAACGGGGCGAAGTGGCAGAACAGGGTGGAGTGGTAGAACAGGGTGGAGTGGCAGAACAGGGTGGAGTGACAGAACAGGGTGGAGTGACAGAACAGAGCGGAGTGGGGAACTCCGTGGAGGTAGGAAGTCCAGACGCCGCCAACGAAGGAATCTCTGCCAACGAAGGAAACGCCGCCAACGAAGGAATCTCTGCCAACGAAGGAAACGCCGCCAACGAAGGAATCTCTGCCAACGAAGGAAACGCCGCCAACGAAGGAAACGCCGCCAACGAAGGAAACGCCGCCGACGAAGGAAGCGCCGCCAACGAAGGAGACgcgaagaggaaaatcaAAAGGCACATCGGCTACAGCATGACCAACACCCTGCTGCACCTCAGGAAGTTTAAACAGTTGAAGataaagaagagaaaaaaaaaaggcacgcAGGGAAAGGCAAACGCAAACGCGAAGGCAAATGCGAACGGAAGAGGCAAAACCAAGGGGAAGGCGCGAAACGCGGGGGGCAGGAAGGCGTTTCTGCCCAGGGCGCTCTCGGGCACTCTGCCCAagttgaaaataaaaaaaaaaaaaaaaaaaatgctcctcTCCGAAACGAtaacaaatgtatataaaacaaAGTGCATGAATATAATTCTACAGAACCTGTGTCCACACATGCCCAACTTTGGCATCCTCTATAACACGGATTTGCACATATCCATTGACGCGGAGAGGGGACTCTACATCACAGGATACATTAACAAAAGAAATTGCAACTTTATACACGAGAAGGCGAGCAAAAACGACTTCGAAGACAGCGAGGTGAAgatcaaaattataaaaaagaggaagaacacACTGAATTATAAGAAGGGGCCCAACAGAAGGCTCTACTCCTGGATTGATAACATCAAGGAGCTCAGTTTGGACGGGTGGGTGAAGTGCGAATTGGCTGGGTGTTTAGAGGCGGTCATCTTTATACATGGATACAACACCAGCCACCTGGAGGCGCTTCAGATCCTCGGCCAGATGGCGTCCTTCGGCAACTTCCCCAACTACATCAAGCTGTTCCTGTTCAACTGGCCCTCGGGCAAAAACTTCCTCGAGTTCTTCATCGCCAAGGACAACTCCAAGAACAAGAAGGTGCACCACGCCTTCAAGTGCTTCCTGGACACGCTCCGCAGCAACG GCATCCGACACGTGCACATCATCACGCACAGCATGGGGACGCGGATGTTCCTGCTGGCCTTCCACGACATCGTGCAGAGCGACCTCTTCTCGACCATCGACGAGAAGCACACGGGCGCAAGCGACCAGGCCAAGATGAAGCTCATCACCCTCACGATGATGAACCCAGAGTACCACCTAAGCGACTTCGTAAACAAGGAGTACGTTTTCCTTCGCTCCTTCTGTACAGTCATCTCCATTTATTGCGATTCAAACGACAAGGCATTGAAGTGGGCGGAGATTTTCAGCGGAACCAAGTCCCTTGGAAAAAACGTTTTCGATTTGAACATATGCAAGGACAGCTACCATAAGGGATCCACCGGGGGGGAGAACTACACCTTCGATAGTAACCGGTTGGACTGCTTTTCCATTTCAGTTGGGAATAAAACGAATGACAGTGAGGACAGCCTTCAGGAACCCAAACtagtttcttcctttttggacTGCGAAAACTTCAACCTgtcaaatgaaaaaatgagagACAAAGAAATGATGGCAACGATGGCAACGATGGCAACTCTTGTGCAGAAAATGAAGacactttttcattttttttttaaaaagagaggCACTTCCCACTCGAATGCTTTCAATGAGCAAACATCTGCAGAGAGAGATCAGGGGATGCCCAATAGGGATATCACTCACCAGAAGTTGGCTCACCAGCCACCCATGTTTAGGAATACGCTTCTCGTTTTTACGGGGATAGAACCCATTTACTGCTACAGAGACAATCGCGATTGGCTAGATGTAGATGTGATTGACACCACCTGGTTGGGATCAAATGTGCACACCTTGAGGCACTCCTACTGGTCGCTCAACAGGGAAATTATTGAGGACATTCGGGAGCTGATTGTCACCCGGAAAAGGGCTCGCCAGCGGACGTCTCGCCTGGACCGCCGGGAGGGCAACGTCTGGGTCTACCGAGTCGCCCCCTCCCACCTCAAGTCCATTTTCGATTCGGACATATGA
- a CDS encoding hypothetical protein, conserved (encoded by transcript PVX_088020A) encodes MPLGVPLRKYLFIVSTSFLCMAMGSCCVHLVMKPEMKEQDVSKHLQNRNSAIQEVRREILRRKTSQGGER; translated from the coding sequence atgccGCTGGGGGTCCCTTTGCGGAAGTACCTATTCATTGTGTCAACGTCCTTCTTGTGCATGGCCATGGGGTCTTGCTGCGTGCACCTGGTGATGAAGCCGGAGATGAAGGAGCAGGACGTTTCGAAGCACTTGCAGAATAGGAACAGCGCCATCCAGGAGGTGCGGCGGGAGATCCTCCGCCGGAAGACgtcccaggggggggagcgctga
- a CDS encoding PST-A protein (encoded by transcript PVX_088015A), whose amino-acid sequence MAGVANSTGPSGSTGSARLDGKPKVDSFHNRDGLTLKTYAWQVKNPIGVIFLVHGMNSHLRLDYMRHNVEIVSPEKAILKDADNYYVYKNSWVEQLNKSGYSVYGLDLQGHGQSDGWRNLKTNMKKFDDLVYDLLQYINRVHDVICLTGRKDAKGGDAGKSGSANAKTPPFYLMGLSMGGNIVLRVLEILGKSKTHSEKLNIRGCICLAGMISIDELASRASYKFLFIPFSKFFATVFPSLRLTPSLYFKKYPYVNQIYSYDRNRNKKSITCKMGYELLNAIENLNNDMQHIPKDIPILFVHSRHDGTCFFGGVETFFKKINTDVKELHVLDDMDHVLTMEPGNERVLQKVLAWLAARG is encoded by the exons ATGGCGGGAGTGGCGAACTCGACGGGCCCCAGCGGCTCGACCGGCAGCGCGCGCTTGGACGGAAAGCCCAAAGTAGATTCGTTCCACAACCGAGATGGGCTCACATTAAAGACCTACGCCTGGCAAGTGAAAAACCCAATAGGAGTGATATTCCTAGTACATGGGATGAATTCACACCTACGGTTAGATTACATGCGGCACAACGTAGAGATAGTGAGCCCAGAAAAAGCTATTCTGAAGGACGCAGACAATTACTACGTTTATAAGAACAGCTGGGTTGAGCAGCTGAACAAGAGTGGCTACTCAGTGTATGGCCTGGACCTGCAGGGGCATGGCCAATCGGACGGGTGGAGGAACTTAAAAACcaacatgaaaaaattcgACGACCTTGTGTATGACCTTTTACAGTACATCAACCGAGTGCACGATGTGATATGCTTGACTGGCCGGAAGGATGCAAAGGGTGGGGACGCGGGAAAGAGCGGTTCTGCG AACGCGAAAACGCCGCCCTTCTACCTCATGGGCCTGTCCATGGGGGGAAACATCGTGCTGAGGGTACTAGAAATTTTGGGCAAGTCCAAAACACACAGCGAAAAGTTGAACATAAGAGGATGCATCTGTCTAGCCGGCATGATCTCCATCGACGAATTAGCCTCCAGAGCCTCTTACAAGTTTCTATTCATCCCCTTcagcaaattttttgccaCCGTCTTTCCATCCCTCCGACTGACTCCCTCCCtgtactttaaaaaatacccaTACGTTAATCAAATTTATAGCTACGACAGAaataggaataaaaaatcgATCACGTGCAAGATGGGCTATGAGCTTCTCAACGCtattgaaaatttaaataatgatatGCAGCATATTCCAAAGGACATCCCCATCCTTTTCGTTCACTCCAGACATGATGGTACTTGTTTCTTTGGGGGCGtggaaacattttttaaaaaaattaatacggACGTTAAGGAGCTGCACGTGCTGGACGACATGGACCACGTCCTCACCATGGAGCCGGGCAACGAGCGCGTCCTGCAGAAGGTGCTCGCGTGGCTAGCAGCCCGCGGATAG
- a CDS encoding PST-A protein (encoded by transcript PVX_088010A), with protein sequence MTEATNRPAGRGPQNRPGNRPANRGGNKAANRGANQSASQPANKAPNRVTNGVARATQGETTKVTQSDTAKVTAKESEKEAMNNTANQAGNKTATEPERKASPEPEKKAPSEPEKKVPIEPDRKVSSEPERKISSEPERKAVTEPERKISSEPERKASTEAERKASTEAERKISSEPERKASTEAEKRTSPEPEKKTSNEPERKVSTEPEKKVSIEPEKKVSIEPDKKAPTEPERKAPTEPERKVPAEPEKKAPTDAERKVSTEPEKATGQPAKQAISGGAKEAINQTEKGAKETPNRDANKAAIAASAPATSAPATSAAATSAAAAAAPDDGGSQSGALKTGSFVSRDGLELKTYEWVVNKPVGIILLVHALNSHVRFEYLKHNVIIESKEKATLLDGKNYYIYKDSWIEQLNKNGYSVYGLDMRGHGQSGCVQNVKTHINDFHDLVYDVLEYANIVYDSLCTGGKKKKKKSPSGGVNTSSDTAPSGGLSSSASSSDDDDTSQGSRTSSGNAPPSGANSVRRSDANSMKRSDANNMRRSDANNMRRSDANNMRRSDVPPFFLMGLSMGGNIVLRILELGGKKGDESIKRLNIKGVISLAGMISLDDLKKKPEYKYFYIPMGKLASMVLPTMRMTPSLNFKMFPFINDLFSFDAHCYPKPVTNRFGSELLKAVDALRNDVKFIPEEAQILLVHSVLDSACSYNGVLKFFKSIQTKNKELFTIEDMDHILPLEPGNERILKKVIDWLAQLQCVRG encoded by the coding sequence ATGACGGAGGCCACAAACAGACCAGCCGGTAGGGGGCCCCAGAACAGGCCCGGGAACAGGCCAGCCAACAGGGGCGGGAATAAGGCGGCCAACCGGGGAGCCAACCAGTCGGCGAGCCAGCCCGCCAATAAGGCCCCGAATCGGGTCACAAACGGGGTGGCAAGGGCGACCCAGGGTGAGACCACAAAGGTGACCCAGAGTGATACCGCAAAAGTGACCGCGAAAGAGAGCGAGAAGGAGGCCATGAATAATACCGCCAATCAGGCAGGGAATAAGACCGCAACTGAACCGGAGAGGAAGGCCTCACCCGAACCGGAGAAAAAGGCTCCAAGTGAACCGGAGAAAAAGGTTCCAATCGAACCAGATAGGAAGGTCTCAAGTGAACCAGAGAGGAAGATCTCAAGTGAACCAGAGAGGAAGGCCGTAACCGAACCAGAGAGGAAGATCTCAAGTGAACCAGAGAGGAAGGCCTCAACTGAAGCAGAGAGGAAGGCCTCAACTGAAGCAGAGAGGAAGATCTCAAGTGAACCAGAGAGGAAGGCCTCAACTGAAGCAGAGAAAAGGACCTCACCAGAACCAGAGAAGAAGACCTCAAATGAACCAGAGAGGAAGGTCTCAACTGAACCAGAGAAGAAGGTCTCAATCGAACCAGAGAAGAAGGTCTCAATCGAACCAGATAAGAAGGCTCCAACCGAACCAGAGAGGAAGGCTCCAACCGAACCAGAGAGGAAGGTTCCAGCCGAACCAGAGAAAAAGGCTCCAACCGATGCAGAGAGGAAGGTCTCAACTGAACCCGAAAAGGCCACAGGTCAGCCCGCGAAGCAGGCCATAAGTGGAGGCGCGAAGGAGGCCATAAATCAGACCGAGAAGGGGGCAAAGGAGACGCCCAATAGGGATGCTAACAAGGCTGCTATTGCTGCTTCTGCTCCTGCCACTTCTGCTCCTGCCACTTCTGCCGCTGCCACTTCTGCCGCAGCCGCTGCCGCTCCTGACGATGGCGGAAGCCAGAGCGGCGCCCTGAAGACGGGGTCGTTCGTAAGTCGAGACGGACTGGAGCTGAAGACCTACGAGTGGGTGGTGAACAAGCCAGTAGGCATCATCCTACTCGTGCATGCCCTAAACTCCCATGTAAGATTCGAGTACCTTAAGCATAATGTTATAATAGAGAGCAAGGAAAAGGCCACCCTTttggatggaaaaaattattatatttataaagacAGCTGGATTGAGCAATTGAACAAAAATGGCTACTCAGTCTACGGCCTAGACATGAGAGGACATGGGCAGTCGGGGTGCGTCCAAAATGTGAAGACCCATATAAATGATTTCCACGATTTAGTTTACGACGTGCTGGAGTATGCCAACATTGTTTACGACTCCTTatgcacaggggggaagaagaaaaagaaaaaatctcCATCCGGGGGTGTTAACACGTCGAGCGATACGGCACCCTCCGGTGGGTTATCCTCCTCCGCGTCAAGCTCCGATGATGATGACACCTCGCAGGGGAGTCGCACCTCTTCAGGAAACGCCCCCCCGAGTGGCGCGAACAGCGTGAGGAGGAGTGACGCGAACAGTATGAAGAGGAGTGATGCGAACAACATGCGGAGGAGTGACGCGAACAACATGCGGAGGAGTGACGCGAACAACATGCGGAGGAGTGACGTCCCTCCCTTCTTCCTCATGGGTCTCTCCATGGGAGGAAACATCGTTTTGCGGATTTTAgaattgggggggaaaaaaggagacgaATCTATTAAGCGCTTGAATATCAAAGGGGTGATTAGCCTAGCGGGCATGATTTCTCTAGacgatttgaagaagaagccagagtataaatatttctacATACCTATGGGGAAGCTTGCCTCTATGGTTCTCCCCACCATGAGGATGACCCCTAGTCTCAATTTTAAGATGTTCCCTTTTATTAATGACTTGTTTAGTTTCGACGCGCACTGTTACCCTAAGCCCGTAACGAACCGATTCGGGAGCGAACTCTTGAAGGCTGTAGATGCCCTACGCAATGATGTGAAGTTCATTCCGGAAGAAGCACAAATTTTGCTTGTTCACTCGGTACTAGACAGTGCTTGCTCGTATAATGGCGtgctaaaattttttaaatccatCCAGACGAAGAACAAGGAGCTGTTTACCATTGAGGACATGGATCATATTCTTCCTTTGGAGCCGGGGAACGAGAGAATCCTCAAGAAGGTCATCGACTGGCTGGCTCAGCTGCAGTGCGTCAGAGGGTAG